The genome window CATCAAAGAATCCCAAAACACAGCTCTCTTGTTGTCTGGAGATTCATCAGCGACTGTTCAagcaaaaaaagaaaacagaGGCAGTGGAGTCCTGTACCATTGACGCGGATGAtgttgaccattttttccgtAAAGTATGGAGAAAGTGCGTCAAACATGTTCGAAAGGAAATAGCGTATCAACCTGCGTGTAATGGTGAAGATGCGATCGCAGAGTGGGTGACAAACCAGCCAACGTTTTCGGATAAAAACAGGTTCATTGTTTTCCACGATAAAGATCAGAAGAAATCGTTCACTTGTGATCAGATTACTGAAAAGCTGCTCAGCAAGTGGCGAGGAAGAACGATCCACGTATTGGTGCACCCATACTCTCTGAGCATTGTGAGCCAGAAGGATTACGATTTCGTCTGCAATCGTTTGCTAAATACAGGGGCAAAGGATAGAGCAGGAGCAGATACAAATCTTAGCTTGATGACATTGGTTGCGAAGCTTAAGAGGATGAATAACCACCGATATGAAGCGACAGAGAGTGCGTATGTTCAATGGGCAAATTATATTCAGCATGCACCAGCTCATACGCGTGAGGAACTTTTGGATGGTGAACCACCAAAGCAGTATGCAAATCTTTTCACCGAGATCAACGGTCCCACTGCTGCCAAATGTTTAAATGCAGTGAAAAGTGACGCGGGAATCgccgaaaacattttggatCGCTTCGATACTGATTTTGTCGCTTTAAAACAACAGTTCGACAAAATCGTTAACGCAGTGGATGATTTCCGGAAGCTTCTAACAGAAATGGATCAACGACGAGATGAAAGAAAGGCGATGCTGACAATGATGAAGAACGCAGTAGCAGTACAGGAAACTGACTTCTCAAGATCTGTCGCCGAGCTGGTAACTGATGTGCCAGATGTGGATCACATTTGAATATAAAAAACGAGTTTTGTGTTGATTCGAAACTAATATATTAtaataaacaaaatttgtacatAAGCACATCAATTCTCATCATTTATTGCATTTGTAGGATTAAAAAGGCCACCAGGAAAATATCCGCacttttgaaaaagttttttcgatgggtattttgtaaaccttttaatGGCGAGTTCAATAGCTAATGGAACATCATGTGGGTTGTTCATTTGTTGTTTAATGAAGCGTTTAATCAAACCGAATATGATTTCAATTGGGTTTAGCATCGGGCAGTAAGGGGGAAGAAAAATAATCATAATTCCCAGTGATCGGAAATAACGGACTATGTTTGGGTCAAGATGAATCTTGGCGCCATCCATTATCCACACAGAGTTTTTTCCGGGGTACGTATAAACTTTTCCGCTCAATGCAAATCGACGACATGCTTCAAAAAAACAGCT of Armigeres subalbatus isolate Guangzhou_Male unplaced genomic scaffold, GZ_Asu_2 Contig308, whole genome shotgun sequence contains these proteins:
- the LOC134203983 gene encoding uncharacterized protein LOC134203983, whose protein sequence is MDYGSFELNPASLALCVQPAGQDLNDDTGERFDEETFEERLIETDEELAINDLDDADFNDDIIEELLTDDEASPSKNPKTQLSCCLEIHQRLFKQKKKTEAVESCTIDADDVDHFFRKVWRKCVKHVRKEIAYQPACNGEDAIAEWVTNQPTFSDKNRFIVFHDKDQKKSFTCDQITEKLLSKWRGRTIHVLVHPYSLSIVSQKDYDFVCNRLLNTGAKDRAGADTNLSLMTLVAKLKRMNNHRYEATESAYVQWANYIQHAPAHTREELLDGEPPKQYANLFTEINGPTAAKCLNAVKSDAGIAENILDRFDTDFVALKQQFDKIVNAVDDFRKLLTEMDQRRDERKAMLTMMKNAVAVQETDFSRSVAELVTDVPDVDHI